The nucleotide window GCTTGGAGGCCAAGCGCGCGCTCAAGATCCAGGCCTATGGATTGAACCAGGAACTCGCCGCGGCCAAGGCCGATCGTGCGATCTGGGAGCACCGAGTGACGCTTCTGCGCAGCGAGCAGATCGACCGCGATCTCCTCGAGGAGCGCGCCCGCATCGTTCTCGGCCGCGTGCACGCGAACGATGTGGTCATCATCAATCCCTGATCATGATTTTCCCGCTTCATAGTCCCTGACAACTCAGTCGATCTGTCGACTAGACGGCCTCGCTTTCCTGAAAACCGTGTCTTAGAACCGGTTCCAGAAAAGACGTTCACGGGGAGGACAGCCGATGGATGCCGCCAACGAAGCCGGTCAG belongs to Methylobacterium sp. 77 and includes:
- a CDS encoding septum formation initiator family protein; its protein translation is MVVRRRVRSVLMPLGLYAVSALVVGYFVHQAESGNRGLEAKRALKIQAYGLNQELAAAKADRAIWEHRVTLLRSEQIDRDLLEERARIVLGRVHANDVVIINP